TAGCCTCAAGCAAGATGAACTGGAAAGTCGCCGATGCCGCTCCGTACCAGCTTCTCAATGAGGTCCTCTGGAAAGATGCCAAGGGTCCAAACTCAAAGATGCCTGAGCCCCGGGTCAGCAAATTAACCGTTGTTGACAAGAACAAGGTGCGCAACTCCCAGCATGATGGCGACGATGACTGAGCGAGACGCTGCAAGACGTGGGCGTGAGCTCGGGGGTGAGGGCTGGCCGTGGTCCGTTTCCGCTCGCGCCCCCGACGTCATCGCGCGCCTTGAAGGAGGTAGACGAATGGTGCTCCCATCAGCGAACCGTGGGACTTGGCGCAGTGTCCACCGGCGCTTACCCTGGCTTGCGCTCGGCATCGCCGCGCTGGCGTCGCTGGCGCTCTCCGCCTGTGGCGGCGACGATGACAACAACGGCGTCGCCTACTCGTTCGCAGTCCTGGGCTGCAACCGTAGCAATGATCTTCCCAGTGCGGACAACCCGAGCACGGTGAACTTGCCGCAACTGCAGCGCACCCTCGCGGACATTGCGGCCATGCAGCCGCCACCCAACTTCATCTTCTTCACCGGCGATCTGGTGCTCGGGCTCACGCCCGATCTGGACACGCTGCGAAACGAGCTCGAAGCGTGGGTGCAGGTCTACCGCGTCTCGCCGGCCGGCCAAAACCCGGCGATCCGTTTGGTGGCGCTGCCGGGCAACCACGAGTCACTGCGCCTCGGACTGGAGGATGTCCAGTGCGGCGTGTCCAACCCCGGCGCCGAGGCGGTGTGGCTCGACGTCATGGCTCCCTTCATCGCCGGCGACAACGGTCCCACAGCCGGCGGCCCCGACCAGCTGGAGACCGATCAGAGCCGTCTGAGCTACTCGTTCAACTTCCGCGACACGCACTTCGTCGTCCTCAACACCGATCCGGTCGGCGCGGTGGCGTCCGTGCCGGTGCATTGGATCGCGGACGACCTGGCAGCGGCGCGACAAGATCGGTCGATACGGCGCATTTTCGCGCTCGGGCACAAGCCGGCGTTCACCCCGTCCGACGCGACGCCGGACTGCTCGCTCGACTCGAACCCGGACGTGCGCAACGTCTTCTGGGACGCCCTCACTGGCGCCAGTGGCACCGCGTACATCACCTCACACGCGCACCTGTACAACCGGTCGCAACCGGCCACGCCAACGCAACCCAGCGTCACAAAGACATGGCAGGTCGTTGCCGGCAACGGCGGTAGCCCGGTCGACACAATGTGGGCAGAAAGCGGCGCGATCCCCTACTATGGATACACGGTGGTCTCCATCACCACCGACGGCCGCACGTTGCTGACCGGCTACGGGCGCAACTTCGACGGTTCGAACTACCTCGCACCATCTCCGGCGCAGCAGTATCCGACAACGGTGCGCGACTCGGCGGATATCACCGTGCAGTGAGCAACGATGCAACCAGGTCCGCGCCGCCGCGGGCAGAGCGCGCCAGGCCTCTTTTGATGTCACGCCAGACATGCAACCTGAACGGTCTTTACTGATATTCATGTAAAGACAGGGAGAGTTACCATGCTCAAGGCTTCGCGACCGAGGTCCTTATTGATTCTGGCTGCTTCGATTGTGTTGTCCATTGCCGTGGCGGGGTGCGGCGATAGTGATAACACTAGCCTCTCTTCGCTGAGTTCAGCCAATATCAATATGATTTTCGTGGTGTCTCAGGACTTGGCCCATAATGACGGCGATATTAACTTCTGGAGAGTCCGTAGTGAGTTCTGGTCAATCCGAAGATCCATCGTTTGAAAGAGCCGCGTGCCCAATACGGCCAGGCCGAGGATGAAGGATTGATTGTGCTGGTGAGATGGGACATCGGCAATGCCACAAGGCATGAGTTTGGGCACATGATCGGGTTGGATCATCATGAAGGCTGCGCCATGGCTTGGGACTGCACGGTGGAAAGATTTTGCGAGAACTGCCAAAAAGAGATCAGGGAAATCTGGGGATTGTAAAGAAGCGTCGCACGCCGAACAGGGCGATCGAGACCAACGCGAAAAGAGCGCCCAGCTCATCGCCGCGGCGTTCGGCGCGACTGATGGCGAGGTCTTCTTTCGGGTGACAGCTGGCGCTTTTCGCGTCGCAGCCGACTCTGCTATACGAGGGTAGTCACTCTGGAGCGTGTCGATGGCCAAGCGAGCACAGAAGATCAGCGAACTGACGATTGAGCGTCCTAAACGGGCGAAGCTTGCGCCCACGGAATCTCTGAAACGCATGGAAGCTTTCAACCGCCGCAAGGAGCAGTTCGTTGCCGCTGTCCGAAAAAGCAAGGATCGAAGCGTATCTGCCTGATCTGCCGATGCAGGCCTACCAGGACCTGCTTGAGGCGCTGGATCGGGAGTTTTCGTATACCTTCGGAGGGGCAAGCATCATCCGTGGGCTGGAGAGCAGCTACCTGTCTCGGCTTGGCTTCCAGGTTCGCGATCGCATCAATCTCATTTACACCGACACACCGTTCGCCTTCACCGACAACCTCGTACGCATTTCCCGATATGCCGATCAACTTCGAGCGGCTGCCTCTGCCGCTTTGGACGAAGAGGCGGTGCTGGTCGTGGTGATGCCGGTTTACCATGCCGAGTGAAGGCAGCGCGGAAGCCGCGCCGAAGAAGGCGATGGAGACCGACGCGAAAAGAACGCGCGGCTCATCGCCAAGGCGTTCGGCTTGGAGCTGAAGATGCACAGGGGCGCGTTCATTGTCGCAATAGGCCTGATCTTGCTGACCTGTAAGTTCGCGCGGTCAGACGAGCCGGCCCAGTCAGGCGCGGCCCCAAATGACGTTGCTACGGTCGAGCAGATTC
This genomic stretch from Candidatus Binatia bacterium harbors:
- a CDS encoding metallophosphoesterase, which encodes MVLPSANRGTWRSVHRRLPWLALGIAALASLALSACGGDDDNNGVAYSFAVLGCNRSNDLPSADNPSTVNLPQLQRTLADIAAMQPPPNFIFFTGDLVLGLTPDLDTLRNELEAWVQVYRVSPAGQNPAIRLVALPGNHESLRLGLEDVQCGVSNPGAEAVWLDVMAPFIAGDNGPTAGGPDQLETDQSRLSYSFNFRDTHFVVLNTDPVGAVASVPVHWIADDLAAARQDRSIRRIFALGHKPAFTPSDATPDCSLDSNPDVRNVFWDALTGASGTAYITSHAHLYNRSQPATPTQPSVTKTWQVVAGNGGSPVDTMWAESGAIPYYGYTVVSITTDGRTLLTGYGRNFDGSNYLAPSPAQQYPTTVRDSADITVQ